acccagctagcGTTAGCCATGTAGCCTGAGCCCCCAgcaccgtgggggggggggccctctccccctcagcggTAGCTCCCACCCAGCTAGCGTTAGCCATGTAGCCTGAGCCCCCAgcaccgtgggggggggggccctctccccctcagcggTAGCTCCCACCCAGCTAGCGTTAGCCATGTAGCCTGAGCCCCCAgcaccgtgggggggggggccctctccccctcagcggTAGCTCTCCTTCAGCCTCCACATGCCCCCCTGGCCCGAGGCGCGCTGGAAGTCACAGAGGCTCCGCAGCAGCTCCCTGAACACCGGGGCCTGCTGCTGGGAGAGCCGCGGCGTGAAGTGCCCCAGCACCTCCTGGGTGGAGGCCTGGCCGTCCACCGCCGCCTGGAACGCCACGAAGTTCCTCAGCTCCACCAGGAGCTCGTCGTGCtccgtgggggggggcgggggtccggcggcctccccggccccgccccctccccctcccccctcctcctcctcctcttcgtcgtcgGGGGCCGAGGGACGGCTGACGTGGTTCCTCTCCCTCATCTTAGCcagcagggaggaagaggagagaggggtggcgcccgactccgccccctccaccccctcaccgctgaagtgccccccccccctcgccgggCTTCTTGGGGGCGGACCTCTTGATGAAGGCCGCGTCCTGCGGGTTGAACACACACGGGTCACATTTCAGTTCAGACAAAacactgtgccccccccccccccccatgacgtTCAACACGTCAGGAACCGTTACCTTGCACTTCTCCGCGCTGGGCGGGGCCACGGGGGTTGCCGTGGCGAGGAGCGGGTTCTTCTTCTGGCCGAAGCGTTTCCTGGGAACGCAAAGGAGACAACCACtgtaaggcctaaaaaaaaaaattgtttggttccAGTTTCCGACCGACCCGGTCAATATATGTGCAACcaaaaattattttatgagctttataaaaaaaaaaagaaaaaaaaaaaagaattgatgCAAACTACGATTACGTTTTTGtgcagcacctcttcattctgtacaaggatgagcgaattttctcgtttttaaatgaaaacaacctacctatcattcgctgccgctggaaaaaaataaataaataaataaaaaaaaaaaaaaattccctacctacccatgacctcaactgacaaccaacaggaaccaaacttttttttttttaggcctaagcaAAGGTCccactggtgtgtgtgggtggggcgCTGCCGCTCTGGAGCCGCCCCAGTGACAGGAGAGTGTGTGAGGGCGTAccgggcggggggctggggcgccggCCGGTTGTAGGACGGCCGGCAGCGCTGCCGGGACACCTTCAGGGCCTTCAGGGCGTCCCGGGCCACGCGGTTAgcctccgcctccaccagcaCGTAGTCCGGGTTGGACGCCTCGATGATGCTGTCGTGTTGCATGACGCTGTGGATTCCTGCGGACGCACGACGGCCACGACACACCTCAGGTCAGGTCAGGGCCCAACGGTTTGGGGAAGGGACCGGATCGCCATGGTctcgaccaatattgcgattgcgatttagaATGCGCTTTTTCTATTTAAAgctccttatgttctgtattctaaacaagcaataaatcattctatggtatgaccaacacaacattggaagcagcaAACATACGAACCGCTGTTTCTGTtgatgtgttgagatgaattgatgcatgaattgctattataacatctttattggACTATtgaattttaaaataataataaaaaaaagaatcttcCTGATCTGCAGTCAGTAACAAATGTGGGTTTGAAAAAAAGTGggtttgaatttgattaatGGTTCAGCCCTCGTGCCGGTCGCTCTCCGAGCCGCAACGGAAGCACAGCTGACGCGCTCGCGGGACGCCTCACCTGACTGCTTGAAGAGCTTGGCCAGCACGTAGTCGTCGTTCCTCCTCAGGTCGTCCTTGTGGTCGTCCTCCTTCCTGAAGGTCCTCTTCTTCACCAGGTGGGGGATGTGCTGGCCCTCCACCTGGGCCTCGCGACGCCCTTTCTTCTTGTGTTTGCGTTGGTCCGTGCGGCAGTGCTTCCTCTTCTCGCTGTGTTTGTGCGGAGCCGTGGCGGCGTGGTGGTCTGTGACCGGTGGTCTGAGGTTCGCTCCGTCCGAGTGTGACCCCGACGGAGAGGCGGACGCCGTGTTCGCCCCGTCGGCGAGTCCATTTGGAAGACCCTGAGAGAGTCTATGGCTAGTGTTCTCTTCCTTTACAGCAGCACTGGGGGTCAGGGATGGGCTTTGGGCTGAGGCAGCGCCGTTTGAGTCAGCCTGGGAGTGTTTGTGGGAATGTCTGGAGTGTTTCGACCGGTGCGATGACCTCGGCCTCTCTGGTTTTATCGGCGCCTTGACGTCCGAGCCCGTGCCTGTCCAAAGAAAACGTAGATGTTTTACCAAGAGCTGACTTTGATATCGGCTGTTGTTATACAGGGTGAGACGGACACAACGTGAAGTTCGCTGACCTGCGAATATGGCGCTGGTCTCCGTCCCCTGGTCGCCGTCGGGGTTGGACAGCGTGAAGAGCTCGTAGACGTCGTTGGACTTGAAGAAGCGCCGCTGCTTCGGGTCCTTCAGGACGCGGTTGGTCAAAAACTGTTTGAAGATTTGcctgaacaaaaacaacaataaagagGTCACTGGACATGTCATTCATGAGTGAAGTTCTACCGTTGGAACGAAAAACACCAACTCTCACAAATTTTTGTACGTGGAATATTGGTATCAATTAAACAACACAAATTGAACAATTATAATCAGTACAGCAATCTACCCGTGGGGTGACCTCCGCCTGAATCACCACTCAATCAAAACAGAAGTGCAGTGGATGGAGAAAGTTGCCATGTTGAAAGCACTTAAAACGAAACAAGCAACAGCATCGAAATCCTAGACCGACCGTTTAATAATGCTGGGAAGCTTTTCAATTACTGAGTTCTGGGATGAGTGCAGTAATATGGCAGTGATGTGAGCAATTAGCAAATGTCATAACCAAAGGAATAGCAATGACAGTATACAGAGTGCCGTAAAGCGCGTCACAACGGCTGCCACTGTATAATCACGGGAACTACGTTATAGCCGACGGAAGTGGATTCAGTTGGAATGGGCGAAAATGATGACTTTAGAGTCAACAAACGTAGCAGGCTTATGCCAACACACTCATGCGCGCAGACACGCACCTGTGGTAGATTTTCTCCTCAATGGTGCCGGCAGTCAACAGCCTATAGACAGTCACCTGCTGAGTCTGCCCTATCCTCCAGGCTCTCTCCCGggcctacacacacgcacgcacacgcacgcacacacgcacacacacacacacacacacacacaccttaaaaaACATGGCATGAAACAGCACAATATGGCAAATAATCATGTGAtgataaacacaaaaacacaaagaagaaaTTGATTATCAAGCCGGTTAAAGGCTACGCCGCTGACTGTCTCAGCTACTGACTGGCactaaaaaatgtttttgtgtaCAAGTGTTGGTATGCGTGTTTGTTTCTGAATTtctgtgcctgtgcatgtgtcttcaggtgtgtgtgtgtgtgacttcaaGCGTGTACATcttcaggagtgtgtgtgtgtgtgtgtgtgtgtgtgtgtgtgtgtgtgtgtgtgtgtgtgtgtgtgtgtgtttgtgtgtgtgtgtgtattcaggtGTATACATCTTAAGGTCTGAGTGTGCCtcttggtgtgtgcgtgtgtgtctttcggCGTGTGTCCTGGGTTCGGACCTGCATGTCGGTGCTGGGGTTCCAGTCGGGGTCGTAGATGATGACCCGGTTGGCTCCAGTGAGGTTGACGCCAAGGCCTCCGACCCGCGTGGTCAACAGGAAGATAAAGATGGAGCGGTCCTGATAGCAGGGGAGGAATAACGATACGCTTAACATCCAGAGCTCCAAGTGCTTGGGGTAATAAAGAAATATTTATGCCATTGATTGTGCTTCATAATGGCCCTGCAACGACAATCCTCATCTAATGAAttgatttcattatttatttatggacATGAAATAGTGACATTGGGAAATTTCAAATGAAGTGGGAGGTTAAACCTGAGTTTGCTTCGCTGGACTGCGTGTAAATATAGCAAATGTGTTTTCTCAACTGAGGATGGGGTTTGTAAAGAGTGAAAGCCTGAAattagaattattattttttaacaattaATTTAGAACTTGCATGACCAGGTATATTACAAtcgtttgaaaaaaacaacgttTGTTTTAGGTAGTATATGTGAATAGAAATATCCCATTAAAAGAGCAATTATGGGATGCACCAACAGTGATTACACTGAGATCTGCATTCATTACTCTAGTCATACTGGTCCATGTAAAAACCAATAGACTACAAAACGGGGTGAGCATTGAGTCCCACAGATCTCATGTCTACAATTAgtgtttccccccccacccccccccccacacctccggGCTTAAGCTAAAGCACtcaacacccccctcccacagccccccctctctgccccaAGGAGGGGATTTTCCTGGGAGCCACTCAGAGAGCcattagagaaagagagagacagaaagagagagagagagacagagagagagagacagaaagagagagagagagagagagagagagagagagagagagagagagagagagagagagagagagagagacagagacagagagagagagagagagagacagagacagagagagcgagagacagagagagacagagagagagagagagagacagagacagagacagagagagcgagagacagagacagagacgagagagcgagagacagagagagacagagagacagagacagagagacgacagacagagagagagagagagagagagagagagagagagagagagagagagagagagagagggacagagacagagagagagagagagagagagagagagacagagacagagacagagacagagacagagacagcgagagcgagagcgagagcgagagcgagagagagagagagggacagagacagagacagagagagagagagagagagagagagagagagagagagacagagagagcgatagactTCTCCCCACCCCGTTGTAGCGGTTGATGAGCGGCTGCCGCGCCGCGATGGGGGTGGTTCCGTCCATCTTGACGAACTGGTAGCAGTTCTCCCTCACAAACACCTCCAGGATGTCCAGCATCTGGCCGCGGGAGGGAGCACAGATGGAGGgtcgtggaggaggagagggcggccgacggacagagagagggggacggaggTTTGGATTATCTCTAACAGGATTAGGGCAGATTAATATTACATGGACAGAGATACCGACAGGGAGGGTCTCAGGTTCCCTGTGAGGTATAATCTCATTGGTATCGACTGCAACAGCTGGGgcctctctcacacatgcacacaccgtgcacacgtgtgcacacacacacgcacacacgtacgcacacacacagtgaatagTTTTATAGACATCATGGGTTCAGGTTGAGAATAGCACAGTGGAGAGACATCAGAGCTCTAGCACTGACAATGAGTCAGACATGCAAATGAAGGACTCACGGCTAACAAGTAGAACAATTTAATATCGCAATATGAGACGGGGTATAG
Above is a window of Gadus morhua chromosome 15, gadMor3.0, whole genome shotgun sequence DNA encoding:
- the ercc6 gene encoding LOW QUALITY PROTEIN: DNA excision repair protein ERCC-6 (The sequence of the model RefSeq protein was modified relative to this genomic sequence to represent the inferred CDS: deleted 1 base in 1 codon; added 539 bases not found in genome assembly), which gives rise to MRKLQATALRAQPRARPKAEPQAPRPPKRYRADGGGTDSEGSEYLPSDEGVDPEREDREAAEEGYGDDDEDDEYALKDFKKRPKGRESKKGKKKEGSDEEYSPGSSDEDKDDAGKKGKEKRCQDDGDVEFYRQRIRRWRRQRLRERDEKRQRGEDVSEESEEEFDEGFKMPSFLWKKLFKYQQTGVRWLWELHCQQAGGILGDEMGLGKTIQVIGFLAGLSYSKLRTRGSNYRYQGLGPTVIVCPATVMHQWVKEFHTWWPPFRVAVLHETGSYTYKKEKLIPEIAACHGVLITSYNAVRNLQEALQRYDWHYVILDEGHKIRNPNAGVTTACKQFRTPHRFILSGSPMQNNLKELWSLFDFVFPGKLGTLPVFMEQFSVPITMGGYSNASAVQVQTAYKCACVLRDTINPYLLRRMKADVKDNLSLPDKNEQVLFCRLTEEQRQVYQDFLDSKEVYQMLNGDMQIFSGLISLRKICNHPDLLTGGPRLLKNVPEDQLTEEERFGFWRRSGKLMVVEALLRLWFRQGHRVLLFTQSRQMLDILEVFVRENCYQFVKMDGTTPIAARQPLINRYNGDRSIFIFLLTTRVGGLGVNLTGANRVIIYDPDWNPSTDMQARERAWRIGQTQQVTVYRLLTAGTIEEKIYHRQIFKQFLTNRVLKDPKQRRFFKSNDVYELFTLSNPDGDQGTETSAIFAGTGSDVKAPIKPERPRSSHRSKHSRHSHKHSQADSNGAASAQSPSLTPSAAVKEENTSHRLSQGLPNGLADGANTASASPSGSHSDGANLRPPVTDHHAATAPHKHSEKRKHCRTDQRKHKKKGRREAQVEGQHIPHLVKKRTFRKEDDHKDDLRRNDDYVLAKLFKQSGIHSVMQHDSIIEASNPDYVLVEAEANRVARDALKALKVSRQRCRPSYNRPAPQPPARKRFGQKKNPLLATATPVAPPSAEKCKDAAFIKRSAPKKPGEGGGHFSGEGVEGAESGATPLSSSSLLAKMRERNHVSRPSAPDDEEEEEEGGGGGGGAGEAAGPPPPPTEHDELLVELRNFVAFQAAVDGQASTQEVLGHFTPRLSQQQAPVFRELLRSLCDFQRASGQGGMWRLKESYR